GTGAAGAACCAAGATTGCAACAAACTTCAATACCTGCAATGCTCAGCAAAAAGGATAAAGATGCGGTGGACATGAAAGTAGCTCTTTGTTTCTTTTTGAATAACATTGCTTTTAATGTTATACAGACAACAGGGTTTATTGAGATGATTAAGGCTGTTTCAGAATATGGTATTGGATATTCATTACCTAGTTATTCTACTCTTCGAACTAAGTTGGTTGTCAATACTAAAGCAGATGTGGAACGTTATGTAAATGAAGTCAAAGAATCTTGGAGTTTAACTGGATGCACCATCATGTTAGACATATGGACAGACATGAAAAAACGGTCGTTTATAAATGTGATTGCTTACTCACCAAAAGGGGCAGTATTCTTAAAATCAGTTGAAAGATCCGGAGAGTCGAACACAGGTTTATTTATAAGGGAGGTACTTTTACCAGTTATTGAAGAGAttggtgctgaaaatgtagtgcAAATTGTGACCGACAATGCTTCAAACTATGGACTTGCTTGTAACCTGATCATGGAAGAGTATCCCCACATAATCAAATCAAAGTGTGCTGCTCATGGAGTTCAATTGCTGTTTGAGGATATATATGATTCTGTTGATTGGGTTAAAGATATTTTTCTCAAAGCAAGaaagatatatgaccatttcta
This region of Papaver somniferum cultivar HN1 unplaced genomic scaffold, ASM357369v1 unplaced-scaffold_10620, whole genome shotgun sequence genomic DNA includes:
- the LOC113327627 gene encoding uncharacterized protein LOC113327627; the protein is MTKIKDKFWEYAEKLNNRFKCKYCKRDFPGGVARVKSHLSGIKGRDIAVCAQVPEEVQASAVIAVGEAGVNVSGTKRAKSSSGSVGESSVSVCEEPRLQQTSIPAMLSKKDKDAVDMKVALCFFLNNIAFNVIQTTGFIEMIKAVSEYGIGYSLPSYSTLRTKLVVNTKADVERYVNEVKESWSLTGCTIMLDIWTDMKKRSFINVIAYSPKGAVFLKSVERSGESNTGLFIREVLLPVIEEIGAENVVQIVTDNASNYGLACNLIMEEYPHIIKSKCAAHGVQLLFEDIYDSVDWVKDIFLKARKIYDHFYRHIILLDLMREHTKKDLRKYSKT